The Malus sylvestris chromosome 12, drMalSylv7.2, whole genome shotgun sequence genome contains a region encoding:
- the LOC126593132 gene encoding protein ALWAYS EARLY 2-like isoform X3, protein MAPTRKAKGVKRYATVNEASQEKYGGGSNKKKQRKRKLSDKLGPLWSNGELQCFYDAYRKYGKDWRKVAAAVRNRSIEMVEALYNMNRAYLSLPEGTASVVGLKAMMTDHYSVMEGSDSERESNDALGFSRKPQKRKLGKDQPSVSKDVFHSHPSASLEGCLSLVKRRKLDGDQPRVVGKRTPRVPVSYPHKKDDKEAYIFPIKKGRKSEGDNDDDVSHVVALLTQASQRGGSPQVSQTPYRRPVHLKSSSVQSSERMHPPPGKALANLRRASMDEDWLEGSIGSGGAETGDYPRDLLECVGTVEMPSKGKKLYKKKGKVKHSGNHQFDDGGEACSGTEEVPNLSSRATDDIEVSNTKGEQLSPQGQWTKSKKLYFGDKSSCLDALQTLADLSLMMPESMESGSSVQLKDGGANVDAEDKFSVPETTSTSQFRKKNKLPSAKHRVPCTISGLEGTNSKKSKVGRDPAIDINTVSESEQQSQSTTKILKRKRKSLVPKISNADAHMDSDMNEPSKTEGFGEEENKPVTKGKRTGQVSTPSKQWKSARSLEGSLNSDHRRTLTDLTGSTAQVPTSSQVNLPTKRTSRRKMYIPRTLHPKENSCEKKLKNQLNTRSNSVQDRSLHLKEKISCCLSSHLLRRWCTFEWFYSALDYAWFAKREFEEYLNHVGLGHIPRLTRVEWGVIRSSLGKPRRFSEHFLHEEREKLKQYRESVRKHYAELRTGVREGLPTDLARPLSVGQRVIALHPKTREVHDGSVLTVDHDKCRVQFDRPDIGVEFVMDVDCMPSNPLDNMPEALRKRNIAFDKFSCTSKEPNKIGNLNFGGPMMFASSGHLVKATSPMDAFIKQEKWDAIHTTAQPKAALADIGRAQQTAYSQPGIVVAHNQAREADIRALSELNSALDKKEALLMELRNTNNNILENKNSGECTLKDSEPFKKHYAMVSSALVNLRQRNTYPANSLPPWMKQPANSTIHGDPSSFDSSISQESGSSVADIVEVSKSKAHMMVNAAIQVMASGKCGEDAYVGIREALDSIDNQHFTSESRLPVNRSQEQVNGSLGQRNQISSGTSGPNLTSDSSAPKLHTDADKNEAQILSEVISACVMAVHMIQTCTERQFPPAVVAQVLDYAATSLHPRCPQNVGIYREIQMCMGRIKTQILALVPT, encoded by the exons ATGGCCCCAACAAGAAAAGCCAAAGGTGTAAAGCGGTATGCAACTGTAAATGAGGCATCTCAGGAGAAATATGGCGGAGGGTCAAACAAAAAGAAGCAACGG AAGAGAAAGTTGTCTGATAAGTTGGGACCGCTGTGGAGCAATGGAGAGCTTCAGTGTTTTTATGATGCATACAGAAAATATGGGAAAGATTGGAGGAAG GTGGCTGCTGCAGTGCGCAACAGAAGCATTGAGATGGTGGAGGCTCTTTACAATATGAACCGA GCGTATTTGTCATTGCCAGAGGGGACAGCTTCTGTAGTTGGCCTTAAAGCAATGATGACAGATCACTATAGTGTTATG GAAGGCAGCGATAGTGAAAGAGAGAGCAATGATGCTTTAGGATTTTCTCGAAAACCACAGAAACGCAAGCTTGGGAAAGATCAGCCCAGTGTCTCGAAAGATGTTTTCCACTCTCATCCAAGTGCATCGCTTGAAGGATGCCTGTCATTAGTAAAAAGGAGAAAGCTTGATG GTGACCAGCCTCGTGTAGTTGGGAAGAGGACGCCTCGCGTCCCAGTTTCATATCCGCATAAGAAAGATGATAAGGAAGCTTAtatttttccaattaaaaagggTCGGAAGTCAGAGGGAGACAATGATGATGATGTTTCGCATGTGGTAGCGTTATTGACTCAAGCTTCGCAAAGAGGAGGCTCTCCCCAAGTTTCTCAAACGCCATACAGAAGACCTGTTCATTTAAAATCTTCTTCTGTTCAGAGCTCAGAAAGAATG CATCCACCACCAGGGAAAGCACTTGCCAACCTTCGTCGTGCTTCAATGGACGAAGACTGGTTGGAAGGTAGTATAGGAAGTGGTGGGGCCGAAACAGGAGACTATCCCAGAGATTTGTTAGAATGTGTAGGTACAGTAGAAATGCCTTCAAAGGGAAAGAAGTTGtataaaaagaaagggaaagttaAACACAGTGGGAATCATCAGTTTGATGATGGCGGTGAAGCATGCAGTGGCACTGAAGAAGTACCTAATCTAAGTTCTAGGGCAACAGATGATATTGAAGTTTCAAATACAAAAGGGGAACAACTTTCTCCACAAGGTCAATGGACGAAGAGCAAAAAACTTTATTTTGGAG ATAAAAGTTCATGCTTGGATGCTCTGCAAACTTTAGCTGATTTGTCTCTGATGATGCCAGAATCAATGGAATCTG GATCGTCTGTCCAGTTGAAAGATGGAGGAGCAAACGTAGATGCGGAAGATAAATTTAGTGTACCTGAAACCACATCTACAAGccaatttagaaagaaaaataaactcCCCAGTGCAAAACATAGAGTGCCTTGCACAATTTCTGGACTTGAGGGTACCAATTCCAAAAAGTCCAAAGTTGGGAGGGATCCAGCAATTGATATTAATACTGTCTCAGAATCGGAACAACAATCTCAGTCTACCACCAAGATATTGAAAAGGAAACGGAAGTCTTTGGTACCAAAG ATATCAAATGCTGATGCTCATATGGATTCTGATATGAATGAACCTTCAAAGACTGAG GGATTTggtgaagaagaaaataaaccaGTGACTAAAGGAAAACGCACTGGTCAAGTCTCTACTCCTTCGAAACAATGGAAATCAGCCAGATCACTGGAAGGATCTTTGAATAGCGATCATAGGCGAACATTGACTGATTTAACGGGATCGACCGCGCAAGTGCCCACGTCAAGCCAAGTTAATTTGCCAACGAAACGAACAAGTAGACGTAAAATGTATATACCCAGAACATTGCACCCCAAAGAGAATTCTTgtgagaaaaaattgaaaaatcaacttaacACACGCTCAAACTCAGTGCAGGACAGATCACTCCATCTAAAG GAGAAGATCTCTTGTTGCTTGTCATCACATTTATTACGTAGATGGTGCACTTTTGAGTGGTTTTATAGCGCACTTGACTACGCTTGGTTTGCCAAAAGGGAGTTTGAGGAGTACTTAAATCATGTTGGACTGGGACACATTCCGAGACTAACTCGTGTTGAATGGGGTGTCATTAGAAG TTCCCTTGGCAAACCTCGGAGGTTTTCTGAGCACTTTCTACATGAAGAAAGGGAGAAACTTAAACAATATCGGGAATCTGTGAGGAAACATTATGCTGAACTTCGTACTGGTGTGAGGGAAGGACTCCCAACAGATTTAGCAAGACCTTTATCAGTTGGGCAACGAGTAATTGCTCTACATCCTAAAACAAGAGAAGTTCACGATGGAAGTGTGCTCACCGTTGATCATGATAAGTGCAGGGTTCAGTTTGACCGTCCAGATATAGGAGTTGAATTTGTCATG GATGTTGATTGTATGCCTTCGAACCCATTGGATAATATGCCAGAAGCTCTTAGGAAACGGAATATTGCTTTTGACAAATTCTCGTGTACATCCAAGGAGCCAAATAAAATTGGAAATCTAAATTTTGGAGGGCCTATGATGTTTGCTTCAAGTGGACATTTGGTGAAAGCAACTAGCCCCATGGATGCCTTCATAAAGCAGGAGAAG TGGGATGCAATTCATACAACTGCACAACCAAAAGCAGCATTAGCTGATATTGGTAGGGCACAACAGACAGCATATAGTCAACCTGGTATCGTGGTGGCACATAATCAAGCAAGGGAAGCTGATATACGAGCTCTTTCTGAGTTGAATAGTGCTCTTGATAAGAAG gaGGCATTGTTGATGGAGCTTAGGAACACAAATAATAACATTTTGGAAAACAAGAACAGTGGAGAATGCACTTTAAAAGATAGCGAGCCTTTTAAGAAGCATTACGCCATG GTTTCTTCAGCTTTGGTTAATTTGAGGCAACGTAATACTTACCCTGCAAATTCCTTGCCTCCTTGGATGAAACAACCAGCCAATTCCACCATCCATGGTGACCCGAGTTCCTTCGACAGCTCTATTTCTCAAGAGTCAGGATCTAGTGTTGCTGACATTGTTGAAGTTTCAAAATCGAAAGCACATATGATGGTTAATGCTGCTATTCAG GTAATGGCGTCAGGGAAGTGCGGGGAAGATGCTTACGTTGGGATAAGAGAGGCTCTAGATTCCATCGATAACCAGCATTTCACATCAGAGTCTAGATTACCTGTGAACAGGTCTCAAGAGCAAGTAAATGGTAGTTTGGGCCAACGCAATCAGATAAGTTCCGGCACATCAGGTCCCAACTTGACCAGTGATTCATCTGCGCCGAAGTTGCATACCGACGCTGACAAAAATGAGGCTCAGATTCTTTCGGAGGTCATCTCTGCATGCGTGATGGCTGTACACATGATACAG ACGTGCACTGAACGACAGTTTCCTCCGGCTGTTGTTGCTCAAGTATTAGATTACGCAGCGACAAGCCTGCATCCACGCTGCCCCCAGAACGTTGGAatttacagagaaatacaaatGTGCATGGGCAGAATCAAGACACAGATATTAGCACTCGTACCAACTTGA
- the LOC126593132 gene encoding protein ALWAYS EARLY 2-like isoform X1, which yields MAPTRKAKGVKRYATVNEASQEKYGGGSNKKKQRKRKLSDKLGPLWSNGELQCFYDAYRKYGKDWRKVAAAVRNRSIEMVEALYNMNRAYLSLPEGTASVVGLKAMMTDHYSVMEGSDSERESNDALGFSRKPQKRKLGKDQPSVSKDVFHSHPSASLEGCLSLVKRRKLDGDQPRVVGKRTPRVPVSYPHKKDDKEAYIFPIKKGRKSEGDNDDDVSHVVALLTQASQRGGSPQVSQTPYRRPVHLKSSSVQSSERMHPPPGKALANLRRASMDEDWLEGSIGSGGAETGDYPRDLLECVGTVEMPSKGKKLYKKKGKVKHSGNHQFDDGGEACSGTEEVPNLSSRATDDIEVSNTKGEQLSPQGQWTKSKKLYFGDKSSCLDALQTLADLSLMMPESMESGSSVQLKDGGANVDAEDKFSVPETTSTSQFRKKNKLPSAKHRVPCTISGLEGTNSKKSKVGRDPAIDINTVSESEQQSQSTTKILKRKRKSLVPKISNADAHMDSDMNEPSKTEGFGEEENKPVTKGKRTGQVSTPSKQWKSARSLEGSLNSDHRRTLTDLTGSTAQVPTSSQVNLPTKRTSRRKMYIPRTLHPKENSCEKKLKNQLNTRSNSVQDRSLHLKEKISCCLSSHLLRRWCTFEWFYSALDYAWFAKREFEEYLNHVGLGHIPRLTRVEWGVIRSSLGKPRRFSEHFLHEEREKLKQYRESVRKHYAELRTGVREGLPTDLARPLSVGQRVIALHPKTREVHDGSVLTVDHDKCRVQFDRPDIGVEFVMDVDCMPSNPLDNMPEALRKRNIAFDKFSCTSKEPNKIGNLNFGGPMMFASSGHLVKATSPMDAFIKQEKWDAIHTTAQPKAALADIGRAQQTAYSQPGIVVAHNQAREADIRALSELNSALDKKEALLMELRNTNNNILENKNSGECTLKDSEPFKKHYAMVLVQLKEASGQVSSALVNLRQRNTYPANSLPPWMKQPANSTIHGDPSSFDSSISQESGSSVADIVEVSKSKAHMMVNAAIQVMASGKCGEDAYVGIREALDSIDNQHFTSESRLPVNRSQEQVNGSLGQRNQISSGTSGPNLTSDSSAPKLHTDADKNEAQILSEVISACVMAVHMIQTCTERQFPPAVVAQVLDYAATSLHPRCPQNVGIYREIQMCMGRIKTQILALVPT from the exons ATGGCCCCAACAAGAAAAGCCAAAGGTGTAAAGCGGTATGCAACTGTAAATGAGGCATCTCAGGAGAAATATGGCGGAGGGTCAAACAAAAAGAAGCAACGG AAGAGAAAGTTGTCTGATAAGTTGGGACCGCTGTGGAGCAATGGAGAGCTTCAGTGTTTTTATGATGCATACAGAAAATATGGGAAAGATTGGAGGAAG GTGGCTGCTGCAGTGCGCAACAGAAGCATTGAGATGGTGGAGGCTCTTTACAATATGAACCGA GCGTATTTGTCATTGCCAGAGGGGACAGCTTCTGTAGTTGGCCTTAAAGCAATGATGACAGATCACTATAGTGTTATG GAAGGCAGCGATAGTGAAAGAGAGAGCAATGATGCTTTAGGATTTTCTCGAAAACCACAGAAACGCAAGCTTGGGAAAGATCAGCCCAGTGTCTCGAAAGATGTTTTCCACTCTCATCCAAGTGCATCGCTTGAAGGATGCCTGTCATTAGTAAAAAGGAGAAAGCTTGATG GTGACCAGCCTCGTGTAGTTGGGAAGAGGACGCCTCGCGTCCCAGTTTCATATCCGCATAAGAAAGATGATAAGGAAGCTTAtatttttccaattaaaaagggTCGGAAGTCAGAGGGAGACAATGATGATGATGTTTCGCATGTGGTAGCGTTATTGACTCAAGCTTCGCAAAGAGGAGGCTCTCCCCAAGTTTCTCAAACGCCATACAGAAGACCTGTTCATTTAAAATCTTCTTCTGTTCAGAGCTCAGAAAGAATG CATCCACCACCAGGGAAAGCACTTGCCAACCTTCGTCGTGCTTCAATGGACGAAGACTGGTTGGAAGGTAGTATAGGAAGTGGTGGGGCCGAAACAGGAGACTATCCCAGAGATTTGTTAGAATGTGTAGGTACAGTAGAAATGCCTTCAAAGGGAAAGAAGTTGtataaaaagaaagggaaagttaAACACAGTGGGAATCATCAGTTTGATGATGGCGGTGAAGCATGCAGTGGCACTGAAGAAGTACCTAATCTAAGTTCTAGGGCAACAGATGATATTGAAGTTTCAAATACAAAAGGGGAACAACTTTCTCCACAAGGTCAATGGACGAAGAGCAAAAAACTTTATTTTGGAG ATAAAAGTTCATGCTTGGATGCTCTGCAAACTTTAGCTGATTTGTCTCTGATGATGCCAGAATCAATGGAATCTG GATCGTCTGTCCAGTTGAAAGATGGAGGAGCAAACGTAGATGCGGAAGATAAATTTAGTGTACCTGAAACCACATCTACAAGccaatttagaaagaaaaataaactcCCCAGTGCAAAACATAGAGTGCCTTGCACAATTTCTGGACTTGAGGGTACCAATTCCAAAAAGTCCAAAGTTGGGAGGGATCCAGCAATTGATATTAATACTGTCTCAGAATCGGAACAACAATCTCAGTCTACCACCAAGATATTGAAAAGGAAACGGAAGTCTTTGGTACCAAAG ATATCAAATGCTGATGCTCATATGGATTCTGATATGAATGAACCTTCAAAGACTGAG GGATTTggtgaagaagaaaataaaccaGTGACTAAAGGAAAACGCACTGGTCAAGTCTCTACTCCTTCGAAACAATGGAAATCAGCCAGATCACTGGAAGGATCTTTGAATAGCGATCATAGGCGAACATTGACTGATTTAACGGGATCGACCGCGCAAGTGCCCACGTCAAGCCAAGTTAATTTGCCAACGAAACGAACAAGTAGACGTAAAATGTATATACCCAGAACATTGCACCCCAAAGAGAATTCTTgtgagaaaaaattgaaaaatcaacttaacACACGCTCAAACTCAGTGCAGGACAGATCACTCCATCTAAAG GAGAAGATCTCTTGTTGCTTGTCATCACATTTATTACGTAGATGGTGCACTTTTGAGTGGTTTTATAGCGCACTTGACTACGCTTGGTTTGCCAAAAGGGAGTTTGAGGAGTACTTAAATCATGTTGGACTGGGACACATTCCGAGACTAACTCGTGTTGAATGGGGTGTCATTAGAAG TTCCCTTGGCAAACCTCGGAGGTTTTCTGAGCACTTTCTACATGAAGAAAGGGAGAAACTTAAACAATATCGGGAATCTGTGAGGAAACATTATGCTGAACTTCGTACTGGTGTGAGGGAAGGACTCCCAACAGATTTAGCAAGACCTTTATCAGTTGGGCAACGAGTAATTGCTCTACATCCTAAAACAAGAGAAGTTCACGATGGAAGTGTGCTCACCGTTGATCATGATAAGTGCAGGGTTCAGTTTGACCGTCCAGATATAGGAGTTGAATTTGTCATG GATGTTGATTGTATGCCTTCGAACCCATTGGATAATATGCCAGAAGCTCTTAGGAAACGGAATATTGCTTTTGACAAATTCTCGTGTACATCCAAGGAGCCAAATAAAATTGGAAATCTAAATTTTGGAGGGCCTATGATGTTTGCTTCAAGTGGACATTTGGTGAAAGCAACTAGCCCCATGGATGCCTTCATAAAGCAGGAGAAG TGGGATGCAATTCATACAACTGCACAACCAAAAGCAGCATTAGCTGATATTGGTAGGGCACAACAGACAGCATATAGTCAACCTGGTATCGTGGTGGCACATAATCAAGCAAGGGAAGCTGATATACGAGCTCTTTCTGAGTTGAATAGTGCTCTTGATAAGAAG gaGGCATTGTTGATGGAGCTTAGGAACACAAATAATAACATTTTGGAAAACAAGAACAGTGGAGAATGCACTTTAAAAGATAGCGAGCCTTTTAAGAAGCATTACGCCATGGTACTTGTACAGCTAAAGGAAGCCAGTGGCCAG GTTTCTTCAGCTTTGGTTAATTTGAGGCAACGTAATACTTACCCTGCAAATTCCTTGCCTCCTTGGATGAAACAACCAGCCAATTCCACCATCCATGGTGACCCGAGTTCCTTCGACAGCTCTATTTCTCAAGAGTCAGGATCTAGTGTTGCTGACATTGTTGAAGTTTCAAAATCGAAAGCACATATGATGGTTAATGCTGCTATTCAG GTAATGGCGTCAGGGAAGTGCGGGGAAGATGCTTACGTTGGGATAAGAGAGGCTCTAGATTCCATCGATAACCAGCATTTCACATCAGAGTCTAGATTACCTGTGAACAGGTCTCAAGAGCAAGTAAATGGTAGTTTGGGCCAACGCAATCAGATAAGTTCCGGCACATCAGGTCCCAACTTGACCAGTGATTCATCTGCGCCGAAGTTGCATACCGACGCTGACAAAAATGAGGCTCAGATTCTTTCGGAGGTCATCTCTGCATGCGTGATGGCTGTACACATGATACAG ACGTGCACTGAACGACAGTTTCCTCCGGCTGTTGTTGCTCAAGTATTAGATTACGCAGCGACAAGCCTGCATCCACGCTGCCCCCAGAACGTTGGAatttacagagaaatacaaatGTGCATGGGCAGAATCAAGACACAGATATTAGCACTCGTACCAACTTGA
- the LOC126593132 gene encoding protein ALWAYS EARLY 2-like isoform X5, which yields MLWAFEELRVFPYLNLVFGLCLRYANLAMAPTRKAKGVKRYATVNEASQEKYGGGSNKKKQRKRKLSDKLGPLWSNGELQCFYDAYRKYGKDWRKVAAAVRNRSIEMVEALYNMNRAYLSLPEGTASVVGLKAMMTDHYSVMEGSDSERESNDALGFSRKPQKRKLGKDQPSVSKDVFHSHPSASLEGCLSLVKRRKLDGDQPRVVGKRTPRVPVSYPHKKDDKEAYIFPIKKGRKSEGDNDDDVSHVVALLTQASQRGGSPQVSQTPYRRPVHLKSSSVQSSERMHPPPGKALANLRRASMDEDWLEGSIGSGGAETGDYPRDLLECVGTVEMPSKGKKLYKKKGKVKHSGNHQFDDGGEACSGTEEVPNLSSRATDDIEVSNTKGEQLSPQGQWTKSKKLYFGDKSSCLDALQTLADLSLMMPESMESGSSVQLKDGGANVDAEDKFSVPETTSTSQFRKKNKLPSAKHRVPCTISGLEGTNSKKSKVGRDPAIDINTVSESEQQSQSTTKILKRKRKSLVPKISNADAHMDSDMNEPSKTEGFGEEENKPVTKGKRTGQVSTPSKQWKSARSLEGSLNSDHRRTLTDLTGSTAQVPTSSQVNLPTKRTSRRKMYIPRTLHPKENSCEKKLKNQLNTRSNSVQDRSLHLKEKISCCLSSHLLRRWCTFEWFYSALDYAWFAKREFEEYLNHVGLGHIPRLTRVEWGVIRSSLGKPRRFSEHFLHEEREKLKQYRESVRKHYAELRTGVREGLPTDLARPLSVGQRVIALHPKTREVHDGSVLTVDHDKCRVQFDRPDIGVEFVMDVDCMPSNPLDNMPEALRKRNIAFDKFSCTSKEPNKIGNLNFGGPMMFASSGHLVKATSPMDAFIKQEKWDAIHTTAQPKAALADIGRAQQTAYSQPGIVVAHNQAREADIRALSELNSALDKKEALLMELRNTNNNILENKNSGECTLKDSEPFKKHYAMVLVQLKEASGQVSSALVNLRQRNTYPANSLPPWMKQPANSTIHGDPSSFDSSISQESGSSVADIVEVSKSKAHMMVNAAIQVMASGKCGEDAYVGIREALDSIDNQHFTSESRLPVNRSQEQVNGSLGQRNQISSGTSGPNLTSDSSAPKLHTDADKNEAQILSEVISACVMAVHMIQTCTERQFPPAVVAQVLDYAATSLHPRCPQNVGIYREIQMCMGRIKTQILALVPT from the exons ATGTTATGGGcttttgaggaattgagggttTTTCCGTATCTGAATTTGGTGTTTGGGTTGTGCTTGag ATACGCGAACCTTGCCATGGCCCCAACAAGAAAAGCCAAAGGTGTAAAGCGGTATGCAACTGTAAATGAGGCATCTCAGGAGAAATATGGCGGAGGGTCAAACAAAAAGAAGCAACGG AAGAGAAAGTTGTCTGATAAGTTGGGACCGCTGTGGAGCAATGGAGAGCTTCAGTGTTTTTATGATGCATACAGAAAATATGGGAAAGATTGGAGGAAG GTGGCTGCTGCAGTGCGCAACAGAAGCATTGAGATGGTGGAGGCTCTTTACAATATGAACCGA GCGTATTTGTCATTGCCAGAGGGGACAGCTTCTGTAGTTGGCCTTAAAGCAATGATGACAGATCACTATAGTGTTATG GAAGGCAGCGATAGTGAAAGAGAGAGCAATGATGCTTTAGGATTTTCTCGAAAACCACAGAAACGCAAGCTTGGGAAAGATCAGCCCAGTGTCTCGAAAGATGTTTTCCACTCTCATCCAAGTGCATCGCTTGAAGGATGCCTGTCATTAGTAAAAAGGAGAAAGCTTGATG GTGACCAGCCTCGTGTAGTTGGGAAGAGGACGCCTCGCGTCCCAGTTTCATATCCGCATAAGAAAGATGATAAGGAAGCTTAtatttttccaattaaaaagggTCGGAAGTCAGAGGGAGACAATGATGATGATGTTTCGCATGTGGTAGCGTTATTGACTCAAGCTTCGCAAAGAGGAGGCTCTCCCCAAGTTTCTCAAACGCCATACAGAAGACCTGTTCATTTAAAATCTTCTTCTGTTCAGAGCTCAGAAAGAATG CATCCACCACCAGGGAAAGCACTTGCCAACCTTCGTCGTGCTTCAATGGACGAAGACTGGTTGGAAGGTAGTATAGGAAGTGGTGGGGCCGAAACAGGAGACTATCCCAGAGATTTGTTAGAATGTGTAGGTACAGTAGAAATGCCTTCAAAGGGAAAGAAGTTGtataaaaagaaagggaaagttaAACACAGTGGGAATCATCAGTTTGATGATGGCGGTGAAGCATGCAGTGGCACTGAAGAAGTACCTAATCTAAGTTCTAGGGCAACAGATGATATTGAAGTTTCAAATACAAAAGGGGAACAACTTTCTCCACAAGGTCAATGGACGAAGAGCAAAAAACTTTATTTTGGAG ATAAAAGTTCATGCTTGGATGCTCTGCAAACTTTAGCTGATTTGTCTCTGATGATGCCAGAATCAATGGAATCTG GATCGTCTGTCCAGTTGAAAGATGGAGGAGCAAACGTAGATGCGGAAGATAAATTTAGTGTACCTGAAACCACATCTACAAGccaatttagaaagaaaaataaactcCCCAGTGCAAAACATAGAGTGCCTTGCACAATTTCTGGACTTGAGGGTACCAATTCCAAAAAGTCCAAAGTTGGGAGGGATCCAGCAATTGATATTAATACTGTCTCAGAATCGGAACAACAATCTCAGTCTACCACCAAGATATTGAAAAGGAAACGGAAGTCTTTGGTACCAAAG ATATCAAATGCTGATGCTCATATGGATTCTGATATGAATGAACCTTCAAAGACTGAG GGATTTggtgaagaagaaaataaaccaGTGACTAAAGGAAAACGCACTGGTCAAGTCTCTACTCCTTCGAAACAATGGAAATCAGCCAGATCACTGGAAGGATCTTTGAATAGCGATCATAGGCGAACATTGACTGATTTAACGGGATCGACCGCGCAAGTGCCCACGTCAAGCCAAGTTAATTTGCCAACGAAACGAACAAGTAGACGTAAAATGTATATACCCAGAACATTGCACCCCAAAGAGAATTCTTgtgagaaaaaattgaaaaatcaacttaacACACGCTCAAACTCAGTGCAGGACAGATCACTCCATCTAAAG GAGAAGATCTCTTGTTGCTTGTCATCACATTTATTACGTAGATGGTGCACTTTTGAGTGGTTTTATAGCGCACTTGACTACGCTTGGTTTGCCAAAAGGGAGTTTGAGGAGTACTTAAATCATGTTGGACTGGGACACATTCCGAGACTAACTCGTGTTGAATGGGGTGTCATTAGAAG TTCCCTTGGCAAACCTCGGAGGTTTTCTGAGCACTTTCTACATGAAGAAAGGGAGAAACTTAAACAATATCGGGAATCTGTGAGGAAACATTATGCTGAACTTCGTACTGGTGTGAGGGAAGGACTCCCAACAGATTTAGCAAGACCTTTATCAGTTGGGCAACGAGTAATTGCTCTACATCCTAAAACAAGAGAAGTTCACGATGGAAGTGTGCTCACCGTTGATCATGATAAGTGCAGGGTTCAGTTTGACCGTCCAGATATAGGAGTTGAATTTGTCATG GATGTTGATTGTATGCCTTCGAACCCATTGGATAATATGCCAGAAGCTCTTAGGAAACGGAATATTGCTTTTGACAAATTCTCGTGTACATCCAAGGAGCCAAATAAAATTGGAAATCTAAATTTTGGAGGGCCTATGATGTTTGCTTCAAGTGGACATTTGGTGAAAGCAACTAGCCCCATGGATGCCTTCATAAAGCAGGAGAAG TGGGATGCAATTCATACAACTGCACAACCAAAAGCAGCATTAGCTGATATTGGTAGGGCACAACAGACAGCATATAGTCAACCTGGTATCGTGGTGGCACATAATCAAGCAAGGGAAGCTGATATACGAGCTCTTTCTGAGTTGAATAGTGCTCTTGATAAGAAG gaGGCATTGTTGATGGAGCTTAGGAACACAAATAATAACATTTTGGAAAACAAGAACAGTGGAGAATGCACTTTAAAAGATAGCGAGCCTTTTAAGAAGCATTACGCCATGGTACTTGTACAGCTAAAGGAAGCCAGTGGCCAG GTTTCTTCAGCTTTGGTTAATTTGAGGCAACGTAATACTTACCCTGCAAATTCCTTGCCTCCTTGGATGAAACAACCAGCCAATTCCACCATCCATGGTGACCCGAGTTCCTTCGACAGCTCTATTTCTCAAGAGTCAGGATCTAGTGTTGCTGACATTGTTGAAGTTTCAAAATCGAAAGCACATATGATGGTTAATGCTGCTATTCAG GTAATGGCGTCAGGGAAGTGCGGGGAAGATGCTTACGTTGGGATAAGAGAGGCTCTAGATTCCATCGATAACCAGCATTTCACATCAGAGTCTAGATTACCTGTGAACAGGTCTCAAGAGCAAGTAAATGGTAGTTTGGGCCAACGCAATCAGATAAGTTCCGGCACATCAGGTCCCAACTTGACCAGTGATTCATCTGCGCCGAAGTTGCATACCGACGCTGACAAAAATGAGGCTCAGATTCTTTCGGAGGTCATCTCTGCATGCGTGATGGCTGTACACATGATACAG ACGTGCACTGAACGACAGTTTCCTCCGGCTGTTGTTGCTCAAGTATTAGATTACGCAGCGACAAGCCTGCATCCACGCTGCCCCCAGAACGTTGGAatttacagagaaatacaaatGTGCATGGGCAGAATCAAGACACAGATATTAGCACTCGTACCAACTTGA